The Couchioplanes caeruleus sequence GCGGCTCGCGGTCCTCGGCGAGCTGCCGCTGACCGCGGCCGGAAAGATCGACAAGCGGTGGCTGCGCGAACACCTCGCCGGATCCGCGACGTGACCGGCGCCGCCGTCCTCTTCACCGGCGTCACCTGCCGGTACGGCCGCCGCACCGCCGTGACGGCGGTGAACCTGGACGTGGCTGCCGGGGAGCGGGTCGCGCTGACCGGCGCCAACGGCTCGGGCAAGACCACGCTGCTGCGGACCGCCCTGGGACTGCACCCGCTGGCGGCGGGATCCGTCACGGTCGACGGCACCACGGCCACCACCGCCGCGCAGTGGACCGATCGCCGACGTCGGATCGCCTGGATGCCGCAGCGGCTCACCGCGGGCCGGTTTCCGCTGCTGGTCGGCGAGCTGCTGCGCAGCGGCGGGCACCCCGAGGCCGCCGACGAGGCGGCCGGCCGGCTCGGCGTGGGCGGGCTGCGGCACCGGGCGCTGCACGCACTCTCCGGCGGTCAGCTCCAGCGGGTGTTCCTGGCCCGCGCCCTCGGTGCGGTGGCGGCGGGAGCAAGCGTCCTGTTCGCCGACGAGCCGACCGCCGCGCTGGACTTCGCCGGGCAGGAGCAGGTGGCAGGCATGATCGCCGCCCTGCCGGTCACCGTGGTCGTGGTCTCCCACGACCGGGCCATGACC is a genomic window containing:
- a CDS encoding metal ABC transporter ATP-binding protein, encoding MTGAAVLFTGVTCRYGRRTAVTAVNLDVAAGERVALTGANGSGKTTLLRTALGLHPLAAGSVTVDGTTATTAAQWTDRRRRIAWMPQRLTAGRFPLLVGELLRSGGHPEAADEAAGRLGVGGLRHRALHALSGGQLQRVFLARALGAVAAGASVLFADEPTAALDFAGQEQVAGMIAALPVTVVVVSHDRAMTGACDRVAEMAAGRLRVIRAS